ATTCGTCATTGCCGGAAAAGCTCACCCCAGAGATATTCCTGGCAAGGAGCTGATCCGCGACATTAATCATTTTATTCGCGAACAAGGCTTAGAAAAACAAGTTGTATTTGTTCCCAATTACGACATATATATCTCCCGGTTGATGGTTGCGGGTTGTGATGTATGGTTAAATACACCGCGTCGTCCTCGCGAAGCTTCCGGTACAAGTGGCATGAAGGCAGCAATGAATGGATTGCCGAATTTAAGCGTGTTAGATGGCTGGTGGGATGAAGCAGATTACGTCCGTACTGGCTGGGCGATCGGACATGGCGAGATTTACGATGATCCCAATTATCAGGATCAAGTAGAAGCAAATGCTTTGTATGACTTATTAGAAAAAGAAGTTGTACCGTTGTTCTACGATCGCGATGCTGATGGCTTGCCCAGACACTGGATTGACAAAATGAAAGATGCAATCCGCTTGAATTGTCCGTACTTCAATACGGCGCGGATGGTGGGAGAATACGCACAACGAGCATATTTCCCGGCAAGCGATCGCTACTTCACCCTGACTGAAGATGATTACACTCCCGCTAAAGAATTGGCAGATTGGAAAGCGAAACTTTATGAACACTGGTACGATATCAAAATTAAAGATGTTGATGTATCCTCAGGTACAGACATTAAAGTTAATCAAACTGTTGTTGTTAAAGCCAAGCTTGACTTAGCAACTCTCACAAACGATGACGTACAGGTAGAACTATACCAAGGTGCGATCGATGCCAATGGTGAGATTGTCAATGGCATACCTGTAATTATGGAATATCAAGGAGAAGATACACAAGGCTTAAGTATTTACACTGCTAATGTCTTGTACACTACCTCTGGTTTGCAAGGCCTATCTTTGCGTGTATTACCTAAACATAAATACCTTTCGAGTTCTTATGAGCCAAGGTTGATTGTTTGGGCACAGTAAAGGGACTAGGGGGCTAGGGATTAGGGACTAGGAAGAGGAGCAGAGGAGCAAAAACGTGATTCACAATTCCCTTTGTCCCCCCATCCTCTTTCTCCGTGTCCCCGCGTCACCACGTCTCACCTTCTTTGCGTCTTTATCCCACTCTCCCCCTCCCCCACTCCTCTTCTCTGCGGGATGACAATGTAGCCTGTGGTGCGATCGCCTAGCACCAGGTTACGTTTTTCACCCCAGTACCACCAGTAGGCAGCGACATAAGCGCAAATTAGGCTATCGAGTTTATCTTCAGCAGCTTTGAGTGCCGCACCAGTAGAAGATAAAAGAATAAATTCTTGGTTTTTACAAAAGCATAGGCTTGGTTCTAGCAAGGGTAGAGTTTTTGTAATGTAATCTTGGAGTTTTATAAGTTCTAAACGGCGCTCGGCGAGGCGTCCTTTTTTGTATTTAAGAATTCGTTCTAAGCCAAATAGATGCACTATTGCTGGGTGGGGAAAAACTTCAATTTGATATCTGCCAAATTTTTGTGGTTCGATGGTAGGTGCGTGATCAAAACCCTTAGATTCTAGTTCTAAGCCAAATTTAACCGTGCGTTCTGCAAAAGGTAAGTTGAGATTGGCTGGGTAGCATCCTGCATGATATTTCCCAAAATACTTATGAGTGAGTTTGTCGGGTAGGCGACTGCCGGTTGCGTTAGGGATGATAGTAGGTGCGTCTACAGCAATAATGCCACTTTCTTCTGGCTGTACCCAATGATCAATCCAAGTCAGAATGTCTGCTATTTGTTCTTTGCGATCAATTTCAAGTATTTGTAGTTGATTTTTTTTCCACTCCAAGCAACACAGCCCACTTGGTTGCGATTTCCAGCCTAAATCTATGCCCAAAAATTTCATTTTTTTCTATGCCACAGCAAAGCAATTTGCAGCTGTGTACTCTTTTTAAGAGTTTATCTTGAACTAGCGATCGCTCAAACACAGATCCTCGACTTTTTGGGAAAGTGGGGGATATTGCAGGGCAGAAAATGACAAAAAACCGATCGCCTCTCTCTACACAAAAAGCGATCGCATTATACTTCATCAAAAATCAAATATTTAGTTTTTAAATGGTATAGTTGTTAGATTTGCCAGAAGCCTAGTTTTTACTCATGACAATATATTTGGCTTCTGGAGTTACAGTGCTATATCTGTTCAAAAAATAATTACATGAGTTGAGCGAAGACTGTAGGTTTTAACTACGGAAACCTCTCTTACGCTGTTTTTGCTTGGCTACTGCTTTGCGCTTGCGTTTTTCCAAGGGTGTCTCAAAGTGACGATTCTTCCTCATATCAGGGAAGATCCCTGCCTTAGAAACTTGCCGCTTAAATCGACGTAAGGCTGACTCAATCCCTTCATTCTCACCTACGATGACTTGAGTCATTCTCTCTCCTTCTACTAAATGGACTTTATTTTAGATATTAGTGGCTCTGAGCGAAAAAAAAGGCAGACTCTCTTGTCTGCCTTTAAGACCTTAGAGTAAGATAATTTGTCTTAAGGCTTAATAGCGTCGAGAGTAGCCACCGCCACCACCACGTCTGCCACCAGACGAACCTCCGTCTGTCTTAGGTCTGGCTTTATTCACTTTCAAGCTACGACCCATCCATTCTGCGCTATCTAGAGCATCAATGGCTGCAGCTTCTTCGGCTTCTGTTTCCATTTCTACAAACGCAAAACCTCTCATCCGACCTGTTTCCCGATCAATCGGTACTTGAACGTTCTTGACAGAGCCATATTCTGAAAAAACACGCTTGAGGTCATCTTCTCTAACCTCATAAGATAGATTACCGACATAAATAGACATAGGATATCTCCAGAATCAACGAGTGTAGAGATTTAGATCCGGAGAGGTCTGTAATACAAGTCTTGTGAAAAACAAACAGCACAACCGAATTTAATCTTCCATAAAAAGGTTAACACAAATTTGGAATTTGTATTGTTAAGAAGTGCGATCGCTTTTCATAAATATACAAATAGTAGGATGATCGCTGGTTATGGCTAGGTAATTCTTAGGCTTAGTCACAATAGCGACGCTTTTCTTTTACTTAGTCATATAGTAATTCAATAATCAAATTGAATTACTCGTACAGACAGGGAACAGGGAAGAAGGCATAAAGGGTACTGAGTTTTTCAAAAATAAAATAGGAGTCCTATAACTATACGATCTAACAAACTAAAATTTAGAGATTTAGTTTCTCTATTGTCTGTTGTAAAATTTGACTAGAGTGTTGTAAACGCTCTAACTCAGCTTGATTGAGCGAGAGATTTAAAACTCTGGTAACTCCCTGACGATTAACTACGCAAGGTAAGCTCAGGCAAACATTTTGAATTTCATGAATATTCTGGATCAGGGTACTAACAGTTAAAACTCGATTTTGATTGCGTAAAATAGCTTGTACAATCTGAGCTATACCCAAGCCGATCGCATAGGATGTAGCTCCTTTACGTTGAATAATTTCATAGGCGGCATTTTTCACCTGGGCAAAAATATCTTGTAGAAGCGGATTGATATCTTTGCCTTGTGCTTCCGCATCCAGAAGATTCATACCCGCTATATTCACCTTACTCCAAACAGGAACTTCACTGTCACCGTGTTCGCCGATCACGTAGGCGTGTAGACTACGGGGATCTAACTCTAACTTTTGTGCCAGCAAATATCGGAAACGCGCGGTATCCAACACCGTACCCGAACCAATCACGCTAGAACTAGGTAATCCAGAAAGCTTGAGAGAAACATAGGTCATAATGTCCACTGGATTGGTAACAATTAACAAAATTGCTTTTGGACAACACCTGACAACTTCCGGGATTAAGCCCTTAAAAACTTCTACATTTCTGTTTACCAAATCCAAACGGGTTTCTCCTGGTTTTTGCTTTGCACCCGCAGTAATAATGACAATATCCGCATCTTCACCATCTGCCAAAATTCCTGCACGCACTTGTGTTGGTTCTACGAAGGGTAGTCCGTGCAGTAAGTCCATCACTTCCCCTTCTAGCTTGTACTGATTCACATCGACTATAATCATTTCATCGAAGATATTTTGGATCAGCATCGAGTAAGCACAAGCCATTCCCACTTGCCCAGCACCTACAATCACGCCTTTGCGGGGGCGGCGAATAATGGGTGAAGTGGATTCCCCCTCAGATGAAGTTGTAAATAAGTTTTCAAAAAACATATTTGCTCTGGGTGGTTTAGACAGTATCACTAATCATGTTAACGGTAAGTAGAAGGCAGGAGGCAGTAGGCAGAAGGGAATGAGGACAAGGGCAAAGAACTTAAATCACCATTTTCCTTGTCCTCTTCTGTTCCCTGTCCCCTTTCATTGCAAAGTAGACTCATTGGCTAACATCTCTGGTAATTCTTCACTCTCAATCGGATTGCTGGGATTTGCAGATATAGTAACAAAACCATCTGTTGCATCTTTAATAAAACCAGCTACAGATACGGCAATGAGTAACCCCAAAACTCCGCCCAGATAAGTTCCTACAAGTAAAGAAACTATCACCCAAATTGGTCTAAGTCCTGTAAATCTACCTAAAAGCCGGGGTGCGATCGCTTGGTCAATTAACTGATCGATAATTACTGCTACCACTAAAATCTTGACTGCTAACCAAAAGTTATGGGAAGCGATAATTAAAGTGATGATAGCCAGGCTGACAACATCACCAAAGGGAATCAAGCTCAAGATGCCAATTCCCAAACCAAAAAGTAAACCAAATCGAACGTTCAAAGCTAGAAACATTATAGTTTGTGAGACTCCCATCAACAAAGCCAGAGTCACTTGCCCGATCAAGTAATTTTGGAAATTTTGTTGAAGAGATTGCTGTATTTTTTGAGCAAAACCTAAAGGCAGTTTTTTAAATAGTCCTTCCCAAATTCTTTCACCATCTATTAAAAGATAAATAGTCAATACTACTGTAATTAATGCTTCGGAAAGACCATCAATTGTATCTATAACTATACTAAAAAGCTTATCTCCTATTTGTTCTGCTTCATTTGGTAACTGGTTGAGCAATTGAGAAAATATCTGTCTGAGATTAATATTAAATCTGTTGCCAAACACGCGATCGCTAAAAATTTGGAGATTTTGCTCACTAGAATCAATCCACTGGGGAAATAGTTTAGTCATTTCACTAAACTGTTCTAAAGCTACAGGCACCAAGGTAATGCCCAAGGCAACTAAAACCACCAAAGATGATATAAAAACTAATGCAATAGCATAATTGCGTTTAATTCCTCGTTGCTGGAGAAGGGAAACAGGATAATTTAAAATGAATGCTAGCAAACAAGCTAAGACAAGAATTGTCACTAGAGGTTGAAAATATCGGAAGACTCGAAACGCTAGCCAAATATTGAGAAAGATTAAAGGAAATAACAACGTCAAAATTAACCATTGCAACAGTTTATTTAAAGAAGGCATAATTTTAAATTAGTAATTTGAAAGGGACTAGGGACTAGGAAAAAGCAGGGGAGCACCAAGGGCTGAGGAGCAGAGGAGAAAAACTTCCCCGATCCCCAATACCCAATATCCAATCTCTAGTACCCAGTACCCAATCCCCAATACCCAATACCTTTAAAGCCCAGCAAACCATTCGTATCCTTGATCCTCCCAGTAACCTTTAAGTGGTAGTAAATGACTAACTAGTGTAATTCGAGTTACCCATTTACTCTGCTTGTAACCAAGTTTAATCGCAGAAGCCAAACGTAAAGGCGCGCCGTTATCAGGTGGCAAAGGTTCACCATTTTTTTGATAAGCTAACAAAGTTTGAGGATGCATGGCTGAAGCAATATCCCAGCTCGAATAGTAGCCATCGGCTGATTGAAAGTAGGCATACTTAACATTTTCTTGCGGCTGGGCAAGGGCAACAATATCCCGCAGACGTATACCTCCCCATTGCACGATCGCCGCCCAACCTTCTACGCATACATGACGAATAATCATTGATGTCAAAGGTAGCGATTGAATCTCTACCATATTGAGGCTCAGGGGATGATTCACTTCACCGTCAACAATCAAACGATACTTTGCTGGATCGATAATAGGAGTGCCTCTAAAGCTATTGACGATTAAAGCCTGTGGTTGAATTTCACTCTTGCTGAACTCAGGCACAGGCTTTTGCGATTTAAATATTAAAGCTTCAAATTTCTGATTGACGGGTTCAGAAAGTTTGCCCACAACATCTTCTAGTATGGGCGCACCACAGCCACCAAGCAAAAAACTCAGGCTAGATAATCCAGAAATTTGTAAAAATTGACGGCGTGTAAATTGAGAACCATTACCAAAACATCGAATCTGTAAGTTCGGAACCACCAGCTTTACTTCCCAACCACCAATGAACCATAACAAAGATAATAAATAACGGTACTGAAGAAAAGTGAACAATTCGCAGCCCCTGCCAACCGCCAAACAGATCCACTATCCAGGGAAATTGGGCTGGCTTATACATTCCAATCCCTGTAAATAATGCCAGTAGTAAGATTGGAATAATGCTTGTATAGGCTATACGATGCCAAGCATAAATCAGCCGTTTCGGATTTTGGCTTTTTTGTAATGCCTTGATATCATTGCCACCCACAAACCGATGTCGCCAGCGACGGGTAATTAAAATGTACAAACCATACCAGACAAGATTGAGCGAGAATAGCCACATCGCTGCAAAATGCCAGTGCCTACCTCCTGCCAACCAACCACCCAAGGTAAATAAAGGGGGAATGTGCAAACCCGATCTGCCACCAAACACAGGATTGGCATTATAAATTTGTAGTCCACTGGTGAGCATTATAAATAGGCTAATAATATTAAGCCAGTGAAAAATTTTAGCTCCTATGGCTTGGGTTGGTAACTTCCGACGTTTAGAGGGAAGAGTTGAAGTCATAGATATATCTTGAGCGAAGAAATAGAAAAGAAGATGTTGATATAGCAATCCTAAATGATTTATGAGAGCCAAGTACGTTATTTCTCAAACAGTAACTTCGCCAATTACTAAGGATTTTCACAAGATGTGTTTAGGTGCATCATCCTAAAGAAATATATTGTAGCTTTCGAGACTCATACTATTTCACGAAAAGGCTGATATGGATGTACACCACCGCCTACGGCACCTCCCCTTACTAAGGGGAGGTTGGGAGGGGTTGAATATTTTTGTGGAAATCACGCATAGCTCATCCGCTACATCCGCTATCTACCTTTGCTAAGTTTTGATGATATTTAAACTAACACCTTATTTTTTATACTCTCGCTTTTTGCTGCTGTTGTGTAGCTACATCGCTCAATTTTGCACGTAGTTGTGTCCAGTCAGTATCTGCGAGGTTGGGTAGAACAACGTGAGCCTCTCCCACACGCGAAATAGGGCCAAGTCCTACAGTCCACATTCCAGCCGCTAAAGCTGCTTCTATGCCTGCTTCTGCGTCTTCTACAACCACGCATTGTGCTGGCTCCAATCCTAGCTGGTTGGCTGCATACAAAAATAAATCCGGAGCAGGTTTGGGACGTTGAACGCTATAACCGTCAGCGATCGCATCTATA
This Chlorogloeopsis sp. ULAP01 DNA region includes the following protein-coding sequences:
- the rpsU gene encoding 30S ribosomal protein S21, which codes for MTQVIVGENEGIESALRRFKRQVSKAGIFPDMRKNRHFETPLEKRKRKAVAKQKQRKRGFRS
- a CDS encoding L-lactate dehydrogenase, with amino-acid sequence MFFENLFTTSSEGESTSPIIRRPRKGVIVGAGQVGMACAYSMLIQNIFDEMIIVDVNQYKLEGEVMDLLHGLPFVEPTQVRAGILADGEDADIVIITAGAKQKPGETRLDLVNRNVEVFKGLIPEVVRCCPKAILLIVTNPVDIMTYVSLKLSGLPSSSVIGSGTVLDTARFRYLLAQKLELDPRSLHAYVIGEHGDSEVPVWSKVNIAGMNLLDAEAQGKDINPLLQDIFAQVKNAAYEIIQRKGATSYAIGLGIAQIVQAILRNQNRVLTVSTLIQNIHEIQNVCLSLPCVVNRQGVTRVLNLSLNQAELERLQHSSQILQQTIEKLNL
- a CDS encoding AI-2E family transporter, with translation MPSLNKLLQWLILTLLFPLIFLNIWLAFRVFRYFQPLVTILVLACLLAFILNYPVSLLQQRGIKRNYAIALVFISSLVVLVALGITLVPVALEQFSEMTKLFPQWIDSSEQNLQIFSDRVFGNRFNINLRQIFSQLLNQLPNEAEQIGDKLFSIVIDTIDGLSEALITVVLTIYLLIDGERIWEGLFKKLPLGFAQKIQQSLQQNFQNYLIGQVTLALLMGVSQTIMFLALNVRFGLLFGLGIGILSLIPFGDVVSLAIITLIIASHNFWLAVKILVVAVIIDQLIDQAIAPRLLGRFTGLRPIWVIVSLLVGTYLGGVLGLLIAVSVAGFIKDATDGFVTISANPSNPIESEELPEMLANESTLQ
- a CDS encoding RNA-binding protein; amino-acid sequence: MSIYVGNLSYEVREDDLKRVFSEYGSVKNVQVPIDRETGRMRGFAFVEMETEAEEAAAIDALDSAEWMGRSLKVNKARPKTDGGSSGGRRGGGGGYSRRY
- a CDS encoding molybdopterin-dependent oxidoreductase; this encodes MVPNLQIRCFGNGSQFTRRQFLQISGLSSLSFLLGGCGAPILEDVVGKLSEPVNQKFEALIFKSQKPVPEFSKSEIQPQALIVNSFRGTPIIDPAKYRLIVDGEVNHPLSLNMVEIQSLPLTSMIIRHVCVEGWAAIVQWGGIRLRDIVALAQPQENVKYAYFQSADGYYSSWDIASAMHPQTLLAYQKNGEPLPPDNGAPLRLASAIKLGYKQSKWVTRITLVSHLLPLKGYWEDQGYEWFAGL
- a CDS encoding DUF429 domain-containing protein; this translates as MKFLGIDLGWKSQPSGLCCLEWKKNQLQILEIDRKEQIADILTWIDHWVQPEESGIIAVDAPTIIPNATGSRLPDKLTHKYFGKYHAGCYPANLNLPFAERTVKFGLELESKGFDHAPTIEPQKFGRYQIEVFPHPAIVHLFGLERILKYKKGRLAERRLELIKLQDYITKTLPLLEPSLCFCKNQEFILLSSTGAALKAAEDKLDSLICAYVAAYWWYWGEKRNLVLGDRTTGYIVIPQRRGVGEGESGIKTQRR
- a CDS encoding cytochrome b/b6 domain-containing protein, coding for MTSTLPSKRRKLPTQAIGAKIFHWLNIISLFIMLTSGLQIYNANPVFGGRSGLHIPPLFTLGGWLAGGRHWHFAAMWLFSLNLVWYGLYILITRRWRHRFVGGNDIKALQKSQNPKRLIYAWHRIAYTSIIPILLLALFTGIGMYKPAQFPWIVDLFGGWQGLRIVHFSSVPLFIIFVMVHWWLGSKAGGSELTDSMFW